GGCGCGTCTGGATGATCGTCGCCTCGCGCGTCTTCGTCGTCACCGCCACATTGGCGACCTTCTGGAAGAAGGCGCGGATGGAGACGGCGTTGGTGGTGTCGTCGGCGCCTTGGTCGATGACCTTCAGAACATCCTGCGGCCCGAGGATCGCCGCCGTCACCTGCACGCCGCCGGTACCCCAACCGTAGGGCATCGGCATTTCACGCGAGGCGAAGGGCACCTGGTAGCCGGGAATGGCGATCGCCTTCAGGATCGCCCGGCGGATCATCCGCTTCGTCTGTTCGTCGAGATAGGCGAAGTTGTAGGTCGCCAGTTCGGTCGATACGGCGTTCATTGTGCTGCCTCCAGCGTGTCTTCGCCCGGTTCTTCGCGATTGCGCTCGTCGTATTCGCGCCGCATGCGGCGGACGAGGTCGAGCTCGGCCTGGAAGTCGACGTAGTGCGGCAGCTTCAGGTGCTCGACGAAACCGGTCGCCTGCACGTTGTCCGAATGGGAGATGACGAATTCCTCGTCCTGCGCCGGCGCGACGATGTCCTCGCCGAATTCCTCCGCGCGCAGCGCCCGGTCGACGAGCGACATCGCCATCGCCTTGCGCTCGCTCTGGCCGAAGACCAGGCCATAGCCGCGGGTGAATTGCGGCGGGTTCTTTGCCGATCCCTGGAACTGGGCGATCATTTGGCACTCGGTGATCTGGATGCGGCCGAGCGAAACGGCAAAGCCGAGTTCCGGCAAGTCCAGCTCCACCTCGACCTCGCCGATGCGCACCTCGCCGACGAAGGGATGGGTGCGGGCATAGCCGCGCTGGGTGGAGTAGCCGAGCGAGAGCAGAAAACCCTCGTCGCCACGGGCGAGTGCCTGCAGGCGCAGGTCGCGCGCCATCGGAAACTCCAACGGCTCGCGCGTCAGGTCGCCGGGGACGTGGCCGTCCGGCAGGTCGCCGTCGTCCTCGACCAGCCCCTCGCCCGAAAGAATGTCGGCGACACGCATGACGGGCTCGGCCTCGCCCTCGCGCTGCAGCGCCTCGTCGACCGGTTCGTCGCGTAGCAGCGACGGGTCGAGCAGGCGATGCGTGTAGTCGAAGGTGGGACCGAGCAGTTGTCCGCCCGGCAGGTCCTTGTAGGTCGCCGAGACGCGGCGCTCGACCTGCATCTGCGCCGTCTCGATCGGCACTGAGTAGCCGAAGCGCGGCAGCGTGGTGCGATAGGCGCGCAGGATGAAGATCGCCTCGATCATGTCGCCGCGCGCCTGGCGGATGGCGAGCGCCGCAAGCGCGCGATCGTAGAGCGAGGCTTCCGCCATCACCCGGTCGACCGCGAGCCCGAGTTGGGCGACGATCTGTTCGATGGTGATGGACGGCAGGTTGCGATCGCCGCGTCGGCGGTCGGCAAGCAGGCGATGGGCGTTGGCAATGGCGGCCTCGCCACCCTTGACGGCAACATACATTGGCTCAAGCCTCTCCGTTTCGAATAATTGTGGTGCGCGGCAGGCAGACGACCGCGTCGCCCGCGACAAGGATCAGGTCGACGCCGCGGGGAAAGAGCGCCCGATTTGCCTGCGCCAGCGACAGGAAGGTTTCCGGCAGACCCTGCGGCGCAATCCGCACCTCGTCCCGAATACCTGGACCGGTCAGGACCAGCGGTCTGCCTCCCTCAAAACTCTCGATCTCGGTCACAAGTGTCGTCGAGCGATCCGGATACTCCTGCGTTCCTTGGCAGAACACACCAAAGCCCGGCACGATGGCGCCTTTTTCGATGAAGGCGAAGCGGGCATCTTGCTTCTCCGTCGTGACGGTCGCACCGGTGTGGAACGACAGCCAGCCGGGCAGCTTCGACTTGCCAAGCTGCGGCGTCAGCCAGACCGGCGTATCGTGGTCGCAGAGTGTCAACGCGACGGCACCGGCGGCACCCGACAGTGGTTGCGGCGGCTTTGCGGCGGCTGAAATCCTGCCGATCGTGCCCGGACGCGCCATGCAGTCCATCACCGTGCGGAACACCGCCTGGGCAGCGAACACCGGGGCAGCGAAACTGCCTGAAAAGATCTGCGTATCGGCCATCAGTCGTCTCCGCGAACCAAGGTGAAGAAATCGACGCGGGTGGCGGCCGTCTCGCGCGCCTTCCTTGCGTCATCGACCTCGATGCGGGCGGAAACCGCGCTCAGCAGGCGCTCGACAACGGGGGCATACTCGGGCACCTGCAGCAGCGCGTCGAATACGGCGGCCAGCCGCGCCTTTTCGCCGTCGGTCCCAAGCGTCTGGCCATGCCCGACAACGCCACCGTCGAGGCGCACACTCGCGCGCGTTGCCGTAACCTCCCCCAGGTTGAACGGCGCACCGCCGCCGCCAATGCGGCCGCGCACCATGACGAGCCCGGTCTCGGGGCCGCGCACCGGCGTTGCCACAGGCTTGGTCGCCAGTGCAGCCCAGGCACTCTCAAG
This portion of the Rhizobium sp. ARZ01 genome encodes:
- a CDS encoding carbon-phosphorus lyase complex subunit PhnI translates to MYVAVKGGEAAIANAHRLLADRRRGDRNLPSITIEQIVAQLGLAVDRVMAEASLYDRALAALAIRQARGDMIEAIFILRAYRTTLPRFGYSVPIETAQMQVERRVSATYKDLPGGQLLGPTFDYTHRLLDPSLLRDEPVDEALQREGEAEPVMRVADILSGEGLVEDDGDLPDGHVPGDLTREPLEFPMARDLRLQALARGDEGFLLSLGYSTQRGYARTHPFVGEVRIGEVEVELDLPELGFAVSLGRIQITECQMIAQFQGSAKNPPQFTRGYGLVFGQSERKAMAMSLVDRALRAEEFGEDIVAPAQDEEFVISHSDNVQATGFVEHLKLPHYVDFQAELDLVRRMRREYDERNREEPGEDTLEAAQ
- the phnH gene encoding phosphonate C-P lyase system protein PhnH, which gives rise to MMADTQIFSGSFAAPVFAAQAVFRTVMDCMARPGTIGRISAAAKPPQPLSGAAGAVALTLCDHDTPVWLTPQLGKSKLPGWLSFHTGATVTTEKQDARFAFIEKGAIVPGFGVFCQGTQEYPDRSTTLVTEIESFEGGRPLVLTGPGIRDEVRIAPQGLPETFLSLAQANRALFPRGVDLILVAGDAVVCLPRTTIIRNGEA
- the phnG gene encoding phosphonate C-P lyase system protein PhnG gives rise to the protein MAPLRKQPAPGPEPVARKRAMDILAKATRVELESAWAALATKPVATPVRGPETGLVMVRGRIGGGGAPFNLGEVTATRASVRLDGGVVGHGQTLGTDGEKARLAAVFDALLQVPEYAPVVERLLSAVSARIEVDDARKARETAATRVDFFTLVRGDD